Within the Butyrivibrio sp. AE3004 genome, the region GTCTTGCGTGTGCGCTTCGGTTTCTCTTCAGCTGCATCATCAGACTTCTTAGCTGCTGTCTTACGTGTCTTCTTAGTACCAACTTCCTTAGCGTTGTCTACAAGGAACTTAGCTGCCTTCTGAACAAGAAGATCTTCCTTGAGAGTCTTAATCTCACGGTCTCCCATGAGCTCCTTAACCTTATCAGCTTCCATGTTGTACTGCTTAGCCATCTTCTCAAGCTCTTCCTGAATCTCGTCTTCGCTGATCTCAAACTTCTCAGCTGCAGCTACTGCTTCAAGAACGAGTCTTGACTGGATACGATCAATAGCCTGAGGCTTAACCTGCTCAAGGAGCTGGTCAACAGTGTTGCCTGTGTACTGCATGTACTGCTGCATATTCATACCCTGATACTGAAGTCTCTGAGCAAACTCGTTAACGATCTGACGCTGCTGTGTCTCAACCATCTTCTCAGGAAGCTCCATCTCAGCATCATCGATAACAGCCTTAACAGCTGCATCCTCACGCTCAGCCTTAGCCTGAGCCTCTTTACGCTCTGCAAGCTTCTTCTTTACATCTTCCTTGTACTCAGCAACTGTCTCAAACTCAGAAACATCGCTTGCGAACTCATCGTTAAGCTCAGGAAGCTCTCTTGTCTTGATAGCCTTTACTGTGCACTTGAATGTTGCAGCCTTACCTGCAAGATCCTCTGAATGATACTCCTCAGGGAATGTTACGTTAACCTCACCCTCTTTGCCGATCTCAAAGCCGATAAGCTGCTCTTCGAATCCGGGAATGAATGAACCTGAACCGATTGTAAGAGGATAATCTGTTCCCTTGCCGCCTTCGAAAGCAACACCATCAACAAATCCCTCGAAATCAAGAGTTACGATATCGTCGTTCTCAACCTTACGATCTGTAACCTCGATAGTTCTGGCATTTCTGCTGCGCTCCTGATCGATCTCAGCGTCAACTTCTTCGTCAGTTACGTCAAGGTCCATCTTCTCAACCTCAACACCCTTATATTTGCCAAGCTTAACTTCAGGCTTAAGAGCTACAGTTGCTGTAAAGATGAAAGGCTTACCTGCCTCAATCTGTGAAACCTCGATATCAGGATTGGAAACAACATCCTCACCACATTCATCAACAGCCTTGGGATATTCTTCGTTGATGATATCGTTAGCAGCATCCTCAAAGAATACTTCCTTACCGTACATACGCTCGATCATATGACGGGGAGCCTTACCCTTA harbors:
- the tig gene encoding trigger factor yields the protein MSVSVEKLEKSMAKLTIEVAPENFDKAIDKVYNKQKGKIQIPGFRKGKAPRHMIERMYGKEVFFEDAANDIINEEYPKAVDECGEDVVSNPDIEVSQIEAGKPFIFTATVALKPEVKLGKYKGVEVEKMDLDVTDEEVDAEIDQERSRNARTIEVTDRKVENDDIVTLDFEGFVDGVAFEGGKGTDYPLTIGSGSFIPGFEEQLIGFEIGKEGEVNVTFPEEYHSEDLAGKAATFKCTVKAIKTRELPELNDEFASDVSEFETVAEYKEDVKKKLAERKEAQAKAEREDAAVKAVIDDAEMELPEKMVETQQRQIVNEFAQRLQYQGMNMQQYMQYTGNTVDQLLEQVKPQAIDRIQSRLVLEAVAAAEKFEISEDEIQEELEKMAKQYNMEADKVKELMGDREIKTLKEDLLVQKAAKFLVDNAKEVGTKKTRKTAAKKSDDAAEEKPKRTRKTAAKKDDDAAEEKPKRTRKTAAKKEEE